The proteins below come from a single Necator americanus strain Aroian chromosome V, whole genome shotgun sequence genomic window:
- a CDS encoding hypothetical protein (NECATOR_CHRV.G21024.T2) — protein MSTSGVMVNPDVQATFQKLSEGKKEFRYIIFKIEEREVVVEAAVSQEELGLTGDDYDDSSKAAFEKFVADIKARTDGFTDCRYAVFDFKFTCSRVGAGTSKMDKIVFLQLCPDGASIKKKMVYASSASAIKASLGTGKILQFQVSDESEMSHKELLSKLTEKYADN, from the exons ATG TCGACTTCTGGTGTTATGGTGAACCCTGACGTCCAGGCGACGTTCCAAAAGTTGAGCGAGGGAAAGAAAGAGTTCCGATATATCATCTTTAAAATTGAG GAACGTGAAGTTGTTGTTGAAGCTGCTGTTTCGCAAGAAGAACTAGGTCTTACGGGTGATGACTACGATGACTCATCTAAAGCAGCCTTCGAGAAATTCGTAGCTGATATCAAG GCGCGTACCGATGGCTTTACGGATTGCCGTTATGCTGTATTCGATTTCAAGTTCACATGCTCCCGCGTTGGTGCTGGGACTTCCAAAATGGACAAGATTGTATTCTTACAGCT ATGTCCGGATGGTGCCtctatcaaaaagaaaatggtgtACGCTTCGTCGGCCTCTGCAATCAAAGCGTCCCTTGGGACCGGCAAAATCCTTCAGTTCCAG gtgTCGGATGAGTCGGAAATGTCTCATAAAGAACTGCTTTCGAAGCTGACGGAGAAATATGCGGACAACTGA
- a CDS encoding hypothetical protein (NECATOR_CHRV.G21024.T1) — protein sequence MVCLTTFQSTSGVMVNPDVQATFQKLSEGKKEFRYIIFKIEEREVVVEAAVSQEELGLTGDDYDDSSKAAFEKFVADIKARTDGFTDCRYAVFDFKFTCSRVGAGTSKMDKIVFLQLCPDGASIKKKMVYASSASAIKASLGTGKILQFQVSDESEMSHKELLSKLTEKYADN from the exons ATGGTGTGTTTAACAACGTTTCAGTCGACTTCTGGTGTTATGGTGAACCCTGACGTCCAGGCGACGTTCCAAAAGTTGAGCGAGGGAAAGAAAGAGTTCCGATATATCATCTTTAAAATTGAG GAACGTGAAGTTGTTGTTGAAGCTGCTGTTTCGCAAGAAGAACTAGGTCTTACGGGTGATGACTACGATGACTCATCTAAAGCAGCCTTCGAGAAATTCGTAGCTGATATCAAG GCGCGTACCGATGGCTTTACGGATTGCCGTTATGCTGTATTCGATTTCAAGTTCACATGCTCCCGCGTTGGTGCTGGGACTTCCAAAATGGACAAGATTGTATTCTTACAGCT ATGTCCGGATGGTGCCtctatcaaaaagaaaatggtgtACGCTTCGTCGGCCTCTGCAATCAAAGCGTCCCTTGGGACCGGCAAAATCCTTCAGTTCCAG gtgTCGGATGAGTCGGAAATGTCTCATAAAGAACTGCTTTCGAAGCTGACGGAGAAATATGCGGACAACTGA